From Diaminobutyricibacter sp. McL0608, one genomic window encodes:
- a CDS encoding MFS transporter, with protein MTTQSTTPSGESSPTAEPIIATALAGTVEAPNFTASPAEAVGGKEVRIPGLRKLMWSTLVANIGIFLIWGAVPGILLPLQVQGITGDAGKAGALAVIATVGAFAAMLAQPIAGLVSDRTRSKFGRRAPWMVGGTLVGGLALIGMGAANTLVQLAIAWVIVQVVYNFAQGPLSAILPDRVPNSARGVFSAFAGLGSMLGALGGQIVGAQFATAIPAGYLVFGGFALVVTVLFVVLNPDKSNKGEPKPPFNFTTFLKTFWVSPRKHPDFFWGFTGRLLLFGGYFMVTGYQLYILQDFIGLGDKAVTVVPLLGITSLVGIIIATVIAGPLSDRLGRRRIVAVVAGLILAISLGFPIIMPTLTGMLLFSFVSGLGFGAYQGVDQALMSEVLPSKNDFAKDLGVLNIAATLPQTLAPGIAGAIVVAFGNSYAPLFPIGIVIAILGALAVIPIKSVR; from the coding sequence GTGACAACGCAGTCCACGACGCCGTCGGGCGAATCCAGCCCGACCGCGGAGCCGATCATCGCCACAGCCCTCGCCGGCACCGTCGAAGCTCCGAACTTCACCGCCTCTCCCGCTGAGGCGGTCGGCGGCAAGGAGGTCCGCATCCCCGGCCTCCGCAAGCTCATGTGGTCGACCCTCGTCGCCAACATCGGCATCTTCCTCATCTGGGGCGCCGTGCCCGGCATCCTCCTTCCCTTGCAGGTCCAGGGCATCACCGGTGACGCCGGCAAGGCGGGCGCACTCGCTGTCATCGCTACCGTCGGCGCCTTCGCGGCCATGCTCGCGCAGCCGATCGCCGGTCTCGTCTCCGACCGCACCCGCAGCAAGTTCGGCCGCCGCGCACCCTGGATGGTCGGTGGCACGCTGGTCGGCGGCCTCGCACTCATCGGAATGGGCGCAGCGAACACACTGGTGCAGCTCGCGATCGCGTGGGTCATCGTGCAGGTCGTCTACAACTTCGCCCAGGGTCCGCTGAGCGCGATCCTTCCGGACCGCGTCCCGAACTCCGCCCGTGGCGTCTTCTCCGCCTTCGCCGGGCTCGGCTCGATGCTCGGCGCTCTCGGTGGCCAGATCGTCGGTGCACAGTTCGCGACGGCGATCCCCGCCGGCTACCTCGTCTTCGGTGGCTTCGCGCTCGTCGTGACCGTGCTTTTCGTCGTGCTCAACCCGGACAAGTCGAACAAGGGCGAGCCCAAGCCGCCGTTCAACTTCACGACGTTCCTCAAGACGTTCTGGGTCAGCCCGCGCAAGCACCCGGACTTCTTCTGGGGCTTCACCGGCCGACTTCTTCTCTTCGGCGGCTACTTCATGGTCACCGGATACCAGCTGTACATCCTGCAGGACTTCATCGGTCTGGGCGACAAGGCCGTCACGGTCGTCCCGCTCCTCGGCATCACCAGCCTCGTCGGCATCATCATCGCCACCGTGATCGCGGGCCCGCTGTCCGACCGCCTGGGTCGTCGCCGCATCGTCGCCGTCGTCGCCGGCCTCATCCTCGCCATTTCGCTCGGGTTCCCGATCATCATGCCGACCCTCACCGGCATGCTGCTCTTCTCTTTCGTGAGCGGCCTCGGCTTCGGCGCGTACCAGGGTGTCGACCAGGCCCTGATGAGCGAGGTGCTCCCGTCGAAGAACGACTTCGCCAAGGACCTCGGCGTGCTCAACATCGCAGCCACCCTGCCGCAGACCCTCGCCCCCGGAATCGCCGGCGCGATCGTGGTCGCATTCGGCAACAGCTACGCGCCGCTGTTCCCGATCGGCATCGTCATCGCGATCCTGGGAGCTCTCGCCGTCATCCCGATCAAGTCGGTCAGGTAG
- a CDS encoding heat shock protein transcriptional repressor HspR: MDEHTQVFVISVAAELAGMHPQTLRQYDRLGLVSPSRTPGKSRRYSMRDVAKLQEISRLGAEGVSLEGIRRILELEDQVGALTGRIRELEAALSDELLNRPGRRVFAAGSAGEVISLRAGTRMRRSNQIVVWRPLDRD, encoded by the coding sequence ATCGACGAGCACACTCAGGTCTTCGTCATCTCCGTCGCGGCCGAACTGGCCGGGATGCACCCTCAGACGCTTCGTCAGTACGACCGGCTCGGGCTCGTGAGCCCGTCGCGCACGCCAGGCAAATCCCGTCGGTACTCGATGCGCGACGTTGCGAAACTGCAGGAGATCTCGCGGCTGGGAGCCGAAGGCGTGAGCCTGGAGGGCATCCGCCGGATCCTCGAACTCGAAGACCAGGTGGGCGCTCTCACGGGGCGCATCCGCGAACTCGAGGCTGCGCTGTCGGATGAACTGCTCAACCGCCCCGGGCGCCGCGTGTTCGCCGCGGGTTCGGCCGGCGAAGTCATCTCGCTGCGCGCCGGTACGCGGATGCGTCGCAGCAACCAGATCGTCGTCTGGCGCCCCCTCGACCGCGACTGA
- the tdh gene encoding L-threonine 3-dehydrogenase — translation MKALYKAEAAAGLELIDVPEPETGPEDVKVRVLRTGICGTDLHILRWDDWAASAVKAPLIPGHEFFGEVVEVGPLVHDVAVGDLVSGEGHIVCGTCRNCRAGRRQMCIRTQGLGVQRNGAFAEYLTLPATNAWVHHSSIEPDVGALFDPLGNAVHTALAFPVVGEDVLVAGCGPIGLMAIAVARHVGARFIVGTDISPDRLALAEGMGADFTVDVRNATIRDAQTALGMREGFDVGFEMSGAPTALPQMIENMNHGGRIAMLGLPSTQIAVDWGIVVTHMLTLKGIYGREMFETWNAMGAMLQTSATLRTAIASIVSDRFPASRWEDGFAAAASAHGGKVILDWTEL, via the coding sequence ATGAAGGCCCTTTACAAAGCCGAGGCTGCAGCAGGCCTCGAACTGATCGACGTTCCCGAGCCCGAGACCGGGCCGGAGGATGTCAAGGTCCGCGTGCTGCGCACCGGTATCTGCGGGACTGACCTGCACATTCTCCGCTGGGACGACTGGGCGGCCTCGGCCGTCAAAGCTCCGCTGATCCCCGGGCACGAGTTCTTCGGCGAGGTCGTCGAGGTCGGCCCGCTGGTGCACGACGTCGCCGTCGGCGACCTGGTCTCCGGCGAGGGCCACATCGTCTGCGGCACGTGTCGCAACTGCCGCGCCGGACGCCGGCAGATGTGTATCCGCACCCAGGGCCTGGGCGTGCAGCGCAACGGCGCCTTCGCCGAATACCTCACGCTGCCTGCGACCAACGCGTGGGTGCATCACTCCTCGATCGAGCCCGACGTCGGTGCGCTCTTCGATCCGCTCGGCAACGCGGTGCACACCGCTCTCGCGTTCCCGGTGGTGGGTGAGGATGTGCTGGTCGCCGGTTGCGGACCGATCGGCCTGATGGCGATCGCGGTCGCCCGTCACGTGGGTGCCCGGTTCATCGTCGGAACCGACATCAGCCCCGACCGGCTGGCGCTCGCCGAAGGGATGGGCGCCGATTTCACCGTCGATGTGCGCAACGCGACCATCCGGGATGCGCAGACCGCGCTCGGCATGCGCGAAGGCTTCGACGTCGGGTTCGAGATGAGCGGCGCCCCGACCGCGCTGCCGCAGATGATCGAGAACATGAACCACGGCGGACGGATCGCGATGCTCGGCCTGCCGTCGACCCAGATCGCCGTCGACTGGGGAATCGTGGTCACCCACATGCTCACCCTCAAGGGCATCTACGGTCGTGAGATGTTCGAGACCTGGAACGCGATGGGCGCGATGCTGCAGACCAGCGCGACGCTGCGCACCGCGATCGCCTCGATCGTCTCCGACCGGTTCCCGGCGAGCCGCTGGGAAGACGGGTTCGCCGCAGCAGCATCGGCACACGGCGGCAAAGTCATCCTCGATTGGACGGAACTCTGA
- a CDS encoding LacI family DNA-binding transcriptional regulator — protein sequence MFTPQVVKAPTSSDVALAAGVSRATVSFVLNDKPNSRVSDDTRHRVLEAARLLGYTPNSAARSLASGELASGFLIPQPARDYGAAVDRAFERVLTETADDGTDAVWYTDREQTGIEAAHLWAKYRPEAVLAEAERCDEAATEVLRLAGVRALVVYGSASVDYAPSLAVPQEPFGRLAAEHLLTLGHRRLAFLLPTADRALASARERLRGAADAASAAGATLTVANAAGTAASLRDWAHGWRFDPAAPTGIIAADDRLAMAAIRALTDAGVRVPADASVIGADDHPPAAEFIPRLTTVSFPSAVLAEALLDAFARMRSGTRVDRVRLPELAVIPRESTAPPVARP from the coding sequence ATGTTCACGCCACAGGTCGTCAAAGCACCGACGAGCAGCGACGTCGCCCTCGCCGCCGGGGTGTCGCGCGCGACCGTGTCGTTCGTGCTCAACGACAAACCCAACTCGCGGGTGTCTGATGACACCCGGCACCGCGTGCTCGAAGCCGCCCGGCTCCTCGGCTACACCCCCAACTCTGCGGCTCGCTCCCTGGCGAGCGGCGAACTCGCCTCCGGCTTCCTCATCCCCCAGCCCGCCCGCGACTACGGCGCGGCCGTCGACCGGGCATTCGAGCGGGTCCTTACCGAGACAGCGGACGACGGAACGGACGCCGTCTGGTACACCGACCGCGAGCAGACGGGTATCGAGGCAGCGCACCTGTGGGCCAAATACCGCCCGGAAGCCGTACTGGCCGAAGCGGAACGGTGCGACGAGGCGGCGACCGAAGTGCTGCGGCTCGCGGGAGTGCGGGCGCTCGTCGTGTACGGGAGCGCATCCGTCGACTACGCACCGTCCCTGGCGGTGCCGCAGGAACCGTTCGGGCGCCTCGCGGCCGAACACCTTCTCACCCTCGGGCATCGCCGGCTCGCGTTCCTGCTGCCGACCGCGGATCGTGCGCTCGCGAGCGCACGCGAACGTCTCCGCGGGGCGGCGGATGCGGCGAGCGCGGCAGGCGCGACCCTCACCGTTGCGAACGCCGCCGGCACCGCCGCGTCGTTGCGCGACTGGGCCCACGGCTGGCGTTTCGACCCGGCGGCGCCGACCGGGATCATCGCGGCGGACGACCGGCTCGCGATGGCGGCGATCCGTGCACTGACGGATGCGGGTGTGCGGGTGCCGGCCGACGCATCCGTCATCGGGGCCGACGACCACCCACCTGCCGCCGAGTTCATCCCGCGCCTGACGACGGTGTCGTTCCCGTCGGCGGTGCTCGCCGAGGCGTTGCTCGACGCGTTCGCGCGGATGCGCTCCGGGACGCGCGTCGACCGGGTGCGCCTACCCGAGTTGGCGGTCATCCCCCGCGAGTCGACCGCGCCGCCCGTCGCGCGCCCCTAG
- a CDS encoding glycine C-acetyltransferase gives MYGTFREHVAGQLAEIDEAGLTKRERSIHGPQQALIVADGAEVLNFCANNYLGLADHPSLRDAAKSALDEWGYGLASVRFICGTQEQHLELERRVSQFLGTEATILFSSCFDANGGVFETLFTAEDAIISDELNHASIIDGIRLSKAQRLRYRNRDMADLRAQLEAAADARFRVIVTDGVFSMDGYIAPLAEICDLADEFGALVFVDDSHAVGFVGAHGRGTPEFCGVADRVDIYTGTFGKALGGASGGYVSSRQEIVDLLRQRARPYLFSNTLAPSIVAGTLAVLDLLEQSGDLRDRLRANAALFRTLMTDAGFDLLPGEHPIVPVMFGDAALTARIADEMQRRGVYVTAFSFPVVPRGLARIRVQLSAAHTEDEVRRCVDAFVGARAAVAA, from the coding sequence ATGTACGGAACGTTTCGGGAACACGTTGCAGGCCAACTCGCCGAGATCGATGAGGCGGGGCTCACGAAGCGTGAGCGCAGCATCCACGGGCCGCAGCAGGCGCTGATCGTCGCCGACGGCGCGGAGGTGCTCAACTTCTGCGCCAACAATTACCTGGGGCTCGCCGATCATCCGTCGCTTCGGGATGCCGCGAAGAGTGCGCTCGACGAGTGGGGTTACGGTCTCGCGAGTGTGCGTTTCATCTGCGGGACCCAGGAGCAGCACCTGGAGCTGGAGCGCCGGGTGTCGCAGTTCCTCGGCACCGAGGCGACCATCCTGTTCTCGTCGTGCTTCGACGCCAACGGCGGTGTCTTCGAGACGCTGTTCACCGCTGAGGACGCGATCATCTCCGACGAGCTCAACCACGCGTCGATCATCGACGGGATCCGTCTCTCCAAGGCGCAGCGGCTGCGATACCGCAACCGTGACATGGCCGACCTGCGTGCGCAGCTCGAGGCGGCGGCGGATGCGCGGTTCCGCGTCATCGTGACCGACGGCGTGTTCTCGATGGACGGCTACATCGCACCGCTCGCCGAGATCTGCGACCTGGCCGACGAGTTCGGCGCACTCGTGTTCGTGGACGACTCGCACGCGGTCGGATTCGTCGGCGCACACGGCCGCGGGACTCCCGAGTTCTGCGGGGTCGCCGACCGGGTCGACATCTACACCGGAACGTTCGGCAAGGCCCTGGGCGGCGCATCCGGCGGCTATGTTTCGTCGCGGCAGGAGATCGTGGACCTGCTGCGCCAGCGCGCACGGCCGTACCTGTTCTCGAACACGCTCGCGCCGTCGATCGTCGCCGGGACCCTCGCCGTGCTCGACCTGCTCGAGCAGTCCGGCGATCTGCGCGACAGGTTGCGGGCGAACGCAGCACTGTTCCGGACTTTGATGACGGATGCCGGGTTCGACCTGCTGCCGGGCGAGCATCCGATCGTCCCCGTCATGTTCGGGGATGCGGCACTCACCGCCCGCATCGCCGACGAGATGCAGCGGCGCGGGGTGTATGTGACGGCGTTCTCGTTCCCGGTGGTGCCGCGCGGGCTGGCCCGCATCCGCGTGCAGTTGTCGGCGGCGCACACCGAAGACGAGGTCCGTCGCTGCGTCGACGCGTTCGTCGGGGCGCGCGCGGCGGTCGCCGCATAG